One Mesorhizobium loti genomic window carries:
- a CDS encoding aconitate hydratase has product MSKSLDSFNCRRTLTAGGTEYTYFDLIEAEKNGLTGIAQLPYSMKVLLENLLRNEDGRSVTKESIQAVAGWLTDKGTAGVEIAYRPARVLMQDFTGVPAVVDLAAMRDAMASLGGDPQKINPLVPVDLVIDHSVIVDEFGTPMAFARNVELEYERNEERYKFLKWGQQAFRNFRVVPPGTGICHQVNLEYLGQVVWTNTEDGETTAYPDTCVGTDSHTTMINGLGVLGWGVGGIEAEAAMLGQPVSMLLPEVIGFRLTGKLKEGVTATDLVLTVTQMLRKKGVVGKFVEFFGPGLSNMTLADRATIGNMAPEYGATCGFFPVDSETIRYLTMSGREESRIALVEAYSKAQGMWREAGSADPVFTDLLELELSSVVPSMAGPKRPESRVALEGIPAGFAKAMETEYKKAAEISKRYAVEGTDHDLGHGDVVIAAITSCTNTSNPSVLIGAGLLARNANRLGLKQKPWVKTSLAPGSQVVAEYLEKSGLQKELDQIGFNLVGFGCTTCIGNSGPLPAPISKTINDKGLIAAAVLSGNRNFEGRVSPDVQANYLASPPLVVAHALAGTVTKDLTTEPLGEDKNGNPVYLKDIWPSSAEIQEFIEKNVTRELFARKYADVFKGDEHWQKVQAPEGQTYAWDDNSTYVQNPPYFAGMTAGFGKIGDIKGARVLGLFGDKITTDHISPAGSIKAASPAGKYLTDHGVGVADFNQYGTRRGNHEVMMRGTFANIRIRNHMLGENGREGGYTIHYPSKEEESIYDAAMEYKKEGVPLVIFAGVEYGNGSSRDWAAKGTNLLGVRAVIAQSFERIHRSNLVGMGVIPFVFEEGTSWASLNLKGDELVEIDGLSAIKPRQTMTAKVTYGDGTVKNVPIICRIDTLDELDYFKNGGILQYVLRDLAA; this is encoded by the coding sequence GTGTCAAAATCCCTCGATAGTTTCAATTGCCGTCGCACGCTGACCGCGGGCGGCACCGAGTATACCTATTTCGACCTCATCGAGGCCGAGAAGAACGGCCTCACCGGCATTGCCCAGCTGCCCTATTCCATGAAGGTGCTGCTGGAAAACCTGCTGCGCAACGAGGACGGCCGCTCCGTCACCAAGGAATCGATCCAGGCGGTGGCTGGCTGGCTGACCGACAAGGGCACTGCCGGCGTCGAGATCGCCTATCGCCCGGCCCGCGTGCTGATGCAGGATTTCACCGGCGTTCCGGCCGTCGTCGACCTTGCCGCCATGCGCGACGCCATGGCTTCGCTCGGCGGCGACCCGCAGAAGATCAACCCGCTGGTGCCGGTCGACCTGGTCATCGACCATTCCGTCATCGTCGACGAATTCGGCACGCCGATGGCCTTCGCCCGCAATGTCGAGCTCGAATATGAGCGCAACGAAGAACGCTACAAATTCCTGAAATGGGGCCAGCAGGCGTTCCGCAACTTCCGCGTCGTGCCGCCCGGCACCGGCATCTGCCACCAGGTCAACCTCGAATATCTCGGCCAGGTGGTGTGGACCAACACCGAGGATGGCGAAACCACAGCCTATCCCGACACCTGCGTCGGCACCGATTCGCACACCACCATGATCAACGGCCTTGGCGTGCTCGGCTGGGGCGTCGGCGGCATCGAGGCCGAGGCGGCCATGCTCGGCCAGCCGGTTTCCATGCTGCTGCCCGAGGTGATCGGCTTCCGCCTCACCGGCAAGCTCAAGGAGGGCGTCACCGCCACCGACCTCGTGCTCACCGTCACCCAGATGCTGCGCAAGAAGGGCGTCGTCGGCAAGTTCGTCGAGTTTTTCGGCCCGGGCCTGTCCAACATGACGCTCGCCGACCGCGCCACCATCGGCAACATGGCTCCCGAATATGGTGCCACCTGCGGCTTCTTCCCGGTCGATTCGGAGACCATCCGCTACCTGACAATGTCCGGCCGCGAGGAAAGCCGCATCGCGCTGGTCGAAGCCTATTCCAAAGCGCAAGGCATGTGGCGCGAGGCCGGCTCCGCCGACCCGGTCTTCACCGACTTGCTCGAACTCGAGTTGAGCAGCGTCGTGCCGTCGATGGCCGGCCCAAAGCGCCCCGAGAGCCGTGTCGCGCTCGAAGGCATTCCGGCCGGCTTCGCCAAGGCGATGGAGACCGAATACAAGAAGGCCGCCGAAATCTCCAAGCGCTACGCTGTCGAAGGCACCGACCATGATCTCGGCCATGGCGACGTCGTCATCGCCGCCATCACCTCCTGCACCAACACTTCGAACCCGAGCGTGCTGATCGGCGCCGGCCTTCTGGCCCGCAACGCCAACCGCCTCGGTTTGAAGCAGAAGCCGTGGGTGAAGACGTCGCTCGCCCCCGGCAGCCAGGTGGTCGCCGAATATCTGGAAAAGTCCGGCCTGCAGAAGGAGCTCGACCAGATCGGCTTCAACCTGGTCGGCTTCGGCTGCACCACCTGCATCGGCAATTCCGGCCCGCTGCCGGCGCCGATCTCCAAGACCATCAACGACAAGGGCTTGATTGCCGCCGCCGTGCTCTCCGGCAACCGCAATTTCGAAGGCCGCGTCTCGCCCGACGTGCAGGCCAACTATCTGGCGTCACCGCCGCTGGTCGTGGCGCACGCGCTGGCCGGCACGGTCACCAAGGATCTCACCACCGAGCCACTCGGCGAGGACAAGAACGGCAATCCGGTCTACCTCAAGGATATCTGGCCGAGCTCGGCCGAGATCCAGGAATTCATCGAGAAGAACGTCACCCGCGAGCTGTTTGCCCGCAAATATGCCGACGTCTTCAAGGGTGACGAGCACTGGCAGAAGGTGCAGGCGCCGGAAGGCCAGACCTATGCCTGGGACGACAATTCGACCTATGTGCAGAACCCGCCCTATTTCGCCGGGATGACCGCAGGGTTCGGCAAGATCGGCGACATCAAGGGCGCCCGCGTGCTCGGCCTGTTCGGCGACAAGATCACCACCGACCACATCTCGCCGGCGGGTTCGATCAAGGCCGCCTCGCCGGCCGGCAAATACCTCACCGACCACGGCGTCGGCGTGGCCGACTTCAACCAGTACGGCACGCGGCGCGGCAATCATGAGGTGATGATGCGCGGCACCTTCGCCAACATCCGCATCCGCAACCACATGCTGGGCGAGAACGGCCGCGAGGGCGGCTACACCATCCACTACCCGTCGAAGGAAGAGGAATCGATCTACGACGCTGCGATGGAGTACAAGAAGGAAGGCGTGCCGCTGGTCATCTTCGCCGGTGTCGAATACGGCAACGGTTCGTCGCGCGACTGGGCGGCCAAGGGCACGAACCTGCTTGGCGTCCGCGCCGTCATCGCCCAGTCCTTCGAGCGCATCCACCGCTCCAACCTGGTCGGCATGGGCGTCATCCCCTTCGTCTTCGAGGAAGGCACCTCCTGGGCCTCGCTCAACCTCAAGGGCGACGAACTGGTCGAGATCGACGGATTGAGCGCCATCAAGCCGCGCCAGACGATGACCGCCAAGGTCACCTATGGTGACGGCACGGTGAAGAACGTGCCGATCATCTGCCGCATCGATACGCTGGACGAGCTCGACTACTTCAAGAACGGCGGCATTTTGCAGTACGTGCTGCGCGATTTGGCTGCTTAG
- a CDS encoding uncharacterized secreted protein, translated as MVMAWRRSLWLAAFALAFSAFAGAGHAAESERIQAEKSQPDKPLGVVELFTSQGCSSCPPADAFFAELATKEDIVALSYHVDYWDYLGWKDTLSRKENTERQYDYMRAFGSRSVYTPQAVLNGRVHVNGANRGEVDGALARMARGGEGIRVPIKVSRTSDRVIIDAGDAGAGPNDAHVVIVYFDAPQTVKIAQGENSGRKMTYWNAVTGIQTAGMWHGKAQRYELPLSEITKKGGCAVLLQSVGKDGMPGPILGAAFIHKP; from the coding sequence ATGGTCATGGCCTGGCGAAGATCACTTTGGCTGGCAGCCTTTGCGCTGGCCTTCTCGGCTTTTGCCGGTGCCGGCCATGCCGCCGAGTCCGAAAGAATCCAGGCCGAAAAATCCCAGCCCGACAAGCCGCTCGGCGTGGTCGAACTGTTCACCAGCCAGGGCTGCAGCTCCTGTCCGCCCGCCGATGCCTTCTTCGCCGAACTTGCCACCAAGGAAGACATTGTCGCGCTCTCCTATCACGTCGACTATTGGGACTATCTCGGCTGGAAGGACACGCTGAGCCGCAAGGAAAACACTGAACGGCAATATGACTACATGCGCGCCTTCGGCAGCCGCTCCGTCTATACGCCACAGGCGGTCCTCAATGGCCGCGTCCACGTCAACGGCGCCAATCGCGGCGAGGTCGACGGCGCGCTCGCCCGCATGGCCAGAGGCGGCGAAGGCATTCGGGTCCCTATCAAGGTCAGCCGCACCAGCGACCGCGTCATCATCGATGCCGGCGATGCCGGCGCCGGCCCCAACGACGCCCATGTCGTCATCGTCTATTTCGATGCGCCACAGACGGTCAAAATCGCCCAGGGCGAGAACTCCGGCCGCAAGATGACCTACTGGAACGCGGTGACCGGCATCCAGACCGCCGGCATGTGGCACGGCAAGGCGCAACGCTATGAATTGCCGTTGAGCGAGATCACCAAGAAGGGCGGCTGCGCCGTGCTTTTGCAGTCGGTCGGCAAGGACGGCATGCCAGGCCCCATCCTCGGCGCCGCCTTCATCCACAAGCCCTGA
- a CDS encoding phosphinothricin N-acetyltransferase, which yields MSNIVIRAANAADLDTITEIYADAVTHGTASYELEPPSRAEMGTRFDALTAGGFPYLVAEKDGAVLGYAYAGAFRPRPAYRFIVEDSVYVAPEAKGQGVGLMLMQSLIAAAEAAGFRQIIAVIGDGHPDSASVKLHEKLGFRPSGRLEGSGYKHGRWLDTVFMQLSLNGGASLPPDPDSLPERKFRGGK from the coding sequence ATGAGCAATATCGTGATTCGGGCGGCCAATGCCGCCGACCTCGACACCATCACCGAAATCTATGCCGACGCGGTGACACATGGCACGGCGAGCTACGAGTTGGAGCCGCCCAGCCGCGCCGAAATGGGCACGCGATTCGACGCTCTCACCGCCGGGGGCTTTCCCTATCTGGTGGCTGAAAAGGATGGCGCCGTGCTCGGCTATGCCTATGCCGGCGCCTTCCGGCCTCGCCCGGCCTACCGCTTCATCGTCGAGGATTCGGTCTATGTCGCGCCTGAAGCCAAGGGCCAGGGCGTCGGCCTCATGCTGATGCAGAGCCTGATCGCGGCGGCCGAGGCGGCGGGCTTCCGCCAGATCATCGCGGTGATCGGCGACGGCCATCCCGACAGCGCCTCGGTCAAACTGCACGAAAAACTCGGCTTTCGCCCTTCAGGGCGGCTCGAAGGCTCCGGCTACAAGCACGGGCGCTGGCTGGACACGGTGTTCATGCAGCTGTCGCTGAATGGCGGTGCGTCACTGCCGCCCGATCCCGATTCGCTGCCGGAGCGGAAGTTTCGGGGAGGGAAATGA
- a CDS encoding FtsH-interacting integral membrane protein: MADPIRNYQTSAVPGVRADIDQGLRAYMIKVYNLMGLGLLITGLAAVGTIMLATTTDPASAVATLPTGEMLTSFGVAIFGSPLKWVVIFAPLAAVMFLSFRVQSMSVAAAQTTFWVYAGLVGLSLSSIFLIYTPASISQTFFATAAAFGALSLFGYTTKRDLTAMGSFLIMGVFGIIIASLINLFLHSSALSFAVSAIGVLVFAGLTAYDTQKIKEMYFEGDASDVAGRKAIMGALRLYLDFINLFMFLLQFMGDRR, translated from the coding sequence ATGGCTGATCCCATTCGCAACTATCAGACGTCGGCGGTGCCCGGCGTCCGCGCCGACATCGATCAGGGTCTGCGCGCCTATATGATCAAGGTCTACAATCTGATGGGGCTTGGCCTCCTGATCACCGGCCTTGCCGCCGTCGGCACGATCATGCTGGCCACCACCACCGATCCGGCCTCGGCTGTCGCAACGCTGCCGACTGGCGAGATGTTGACCTCCTTCGGCGTTGCGATCTTCGGTTCGCCGCTGAAGTGGGTGGTGATCTTTGCCCCGCTGGCTGCTGTGATGTTCCTATCGTTCCGCGTCCAGTCGATGAGCGTTGCTGCGGCGCAGACCACCTTCTGGGTCTATGCCGGCCTCGTCGGCCTGTCGCTGTCGTCGATCTTCCTGATCTACACCCCAGCCAGCATCTCGCAGACCTTCTTTGCCACCGCCGCCGCCTTCGGTGCGCTGTCGCTGTTCGGCTACACGACCAAGCGCGACCTGACGGCGATGGGTTCGTTCTTGATCATGGGCGTGTTCGGCATCATCATCGCGTCGCTAATCAACCTCTTCCTGCACTCGTCGGCTCTGTCCTTCGCCGTTTCGGCGATCGGCGTGCTGGTCTTCGCCGGCCTCACCGCCTACGACACGCAGAAGATCAAGGAGATGTATTTCGAGGGTGACGCTTCCGATGTCGCCGGCCGCAAGGCCATCATGGGCGCGCTGAGGCTCTACCTCGACTTCATCAACCTGTTCATGTTCCTGCTGCAGTTCATGGGCGATCGCCGCTAA
- a CDS encoding ABC transporter permease, producing the protein MPLAQTLKLAVRFSLREMRGGLSGFLIFLACIALGVAAIGGVNSVARSISAGVADQGQTLLGGDLRFQINQRDASQAERGFLDGLGTVSRTASMRSMARLADGSDQALVEAKAVEEAYPLYGALETEPKLSKQELFGEEFGVFGAAAPDLLFERLHLKLGDRLKLGTATFELRARLVTEPDAVSDGFGFAPRLMISTEALAATGLVQPGSLVENAYKVRLPAGADEARLKAIQDQAAKDFPEAGWSIRTRSNAAPALSSNIERFSQFLTLVGLTALVVGGVGVANAVRAYLDGKRGVIATFKSLGASGGFVFAVYLVQILIIAALGIVLGLVLGALMPFVASAALQSVIPVPAEGGFYPGALAMAALFGLLVTLAFALLPLGRARDVPATALFREMGLEGRGLPRPVYVASAIGIALILAALAILFSGDHRIASIFVGATIFAFLVLRLVGALVQWAARKSPRVRFVALRLAVGNIHRPGALTPSVVLSLGLGLTLLVTLALIDGNLRQQISGSLPERAPNFFFVDIQGSDVDAFSALIGKEAPKGTLAKVPMLRGRVMALNGVDVDKVKVPAEGAWVLKGDRGLTYDARQPENATLTEGKWWPDNYTGEPLVSFSAQEGKEIGLKLGDTVTVNVLGRNVTARIANFRQVQWETMGINFVMVFSPNTFTGAPHGWMATLTEKSATTADDARILNAVTRAFPAVTTVRVKDALDVVNRLVGQLGTAIRAAAGVALIASVLVLAGALAAGNRARIHDAVVLKTLGATRRTLITAFSLEYMLIGLATAIFALAAGGIAAWYIVARIMTLPSHFMPQVAVATIVFALVITVGIGLAGTWRVLGHKAAPVLREL; encoded by the coding sequence ATGCCGCTGGCGCAGACGCTGAAGCTCGCTGTCCGCTTCTCGCTGCGCGAAATGCGCGGCGGCCTGTCCGGCTTCCTGATCTTCCTTGCCTGCATCGCACTCGGTGTCGCGGCGATCGGCGGCGTCAATTCGGTTGCCCGTTCGATCAGTGCCGGTGTTGCCGACCAGGGCCAGACGCTGCTTGGCGGCGACCTCCGCTTCCAGATCAATCAGCGTGACGCCAGCCAGGCCGAGCGCGGTTTCCTCGACGGGCTGGGCACCGTTTCGCGCACCGCCAGCATGCGCTCTATGGCGCGGCTTGCCGACGGCTCGGACCAGGCGCTGGTCGAGGCCAAGGCGGTCGAAGAAGCCTATCCGCTCTATGGCGCGCTGGAAACCGAACCGAAGCTGTCGAAGCAGGAGCTGTTCGGCGAGGAATTCGGCGTTTTCGGCGCGGCGGCGCCCGATCTGTTGTTCGAACGGCTGCATCTCAAGCTCGGCGACCGGCTGAAGCTCGGCACCGCCACCTTCGAACTGCGCGCCAGGTTGGTCACCGAGCCGGATGCTGTGTCCGACGGTTTCGGCTTCGCGCCAAGGCTGATGATCTCGACCGAGGCACTGGCGGCGACCGGACTGGTGCAGCCGGGCAGCCTGGTCGAAAATGCCTACAAGGTCCGGCTGCCCGCCGGCGCCGACGAGGCGCGGCTCAAGGCCATCCAGGACCAGGCGGCGAAAGATTTTCCCGAGGCCGGCTGGTCGATCCGCACGCGAAGCAATGCAGCCCCGGCGCTCTCATCCAACATCGAACGCTTCTCGCAATTCCTGACGCTGGTTGGGCTGACGGCGCTGGTGGTCGGCGGGGTCGGCGTCGCTAATGCGGTGCGCGCCTATCTCGACGGCAAGCGCGGCGTCATCGCCACCTTCAAGAGCCTGGGCGCTTCCGGCGGCTTCGTCTTTGCCGTCTATCTCGTGCAGATCCTGATCATCGCCGCCCTCGGCATCGTGCTCGGTCTCGTGCTCGGCGCGCTGATGCCGTTCGTGGCGAGTGCCGCCCTCCAATCCGTCATCCCGGTGCCAGCGGAGGGCGGCTTCTATCCCGGCGCTCTCGCCATGGCGGCGCTGTTCGGCCTGCTGGTGACGCTGGCCTTCGCGCTTTTGCCGCTCGGCCGCGCCCGCGACGTGCCGGCGACAGCACTGTTCCGGGAGATGGGGCTGGAGGGCCGTGGCCTGCCGCGCCCCGTCTATGTCGCATCGGCCATCGGCATTGCGCTCATCCTGGCGGCACTCGCCATCCTGTTTTCGGGCGACCATCGCATCGCCTCGATCTTCGTCGGCGCCACCATCTTCGCCTTCCTGGTGCTGCGGCTGGTCGGCGCGCTGGTGCAATGGGCAGCAAGGAAAAGCCCGCGCGTGCGCTTCGTCGCGCTCAGGCTCGCCGTCGGCAACATCCACCGGCCGGGTGCCCTGACGCCATCGGTGGTGCTGTCGCTGGGGCTCGGGCTGACGCTGCTGGTGACGCTGGCACTGATCGACGGCAATCTCAGGCAGCAGATCTCCGGCAGCCTGCCGGAGCGGGCGCCGAACTTCTTCTTCGTCGACATCCAGGGCAGCGATGTCGATGCGTTCTCCGCATTGATCGGCAAGGAGGCGCCAAAGGGGACGCTGGCCAAGGTGCCGATGCTGCGCGGCCGGGTGATGGCGCTCAACGGCGTCGATGTCGACAAGGTCAAGGTGCCGGCCGAAGGCGCCTGGGTGCTGAAAGGCGATCGCGGCCTGACCTATGATGCCAGGCAGCCGGAAAACGCGACGCTGACGGAGGGCAAATGGTGGCCGGACAATTATACCGGCGAGCCGCTGGTTTCGTTCTCGGCGCAGGAAGGCAAGGAAATCGGGCTGAAGCTCGGCGACACTGTCACCGTCAATGTGCTCGGCCGCAACGTCACGGCCAGGATCGCCAATTTCCGCCAGGTGCAATGGGAAACGATGGGCATCAATTTCGTCATGGTGTTCTCACCCAACACATTCACCGGCGCCCCGCATGGCTGGATGGCGACGCTGACCGAAAAGAGTGCCACCACGGCCGACGACGCGCGCATCCTCAATGCCGTCACCCGCGCCTTCCCGGCGGTGACGACGGTGCGCGTCAAGGACGCGCTCGATGTCGTCAACCGGCTGGTCGGCCAACTCGGCACGGCGATCCGGGCAGCGGCGGGCGTGGCGCTGATCGCTTCGGTGCTGGTGCTGGCCGGCGCCCTCGCCGCCGGCAACCGGGCGCGCATCCACGACGCGGTGGTGCTGAAGACGCTGGGCGCCACCAGGCGAACGCTGATCACGGCATTTTCTCTCGAATACATGCTGATCGGACTGGCCACCGCCATCTTCGCGCTGGCCGCCGGCGGCATCGCGGCCTGGTACATTGTCGCCCGCATCATGACGCTGCCATCGCATTTCATGCCGCAGGTGGCGGTGGCGACCATCGTCTTTGCGCTGGTGATCACGGTCGGCATCGGCCTCGCCGGCACCTGGCGGGTGCTCGGCCACAAGGCTGCACCGGTGCTGCGCGAGCTGTAA
- a CDS encoding ABC transporter ATP-binding protein: MTEAVIALKDVSLTLGEGASSVHVLKGVSLDVARGEATGIVGPSGSGKSTLLMVLAGLERVDSGTVRIAGELLNGRSEDQIASFRGRNIGIVFQSFHLIPNMTALENVAVPLELAGHADPFSVAARELAAVGLSDRVTHYPGELSGGEQQRVAIARALAPAPRILIADEPTGNLDQATGRQVADLLFAKAAERGMTLVLVTHDPALAARCSRQVSMRSGRIEAPAPLKVTA; encoded by the coding sequence TTGACAGAAGCCGTCATCGCGCTGAAAGACGTATCTCTGACGCTCGGCGAAGGCGCCTCGTCCGTCCACGTGCTGAAGGGCGTCAGCCTAGACGTGGCGCGTGGCGAGGCGACCGGCATCGTCGGTCCTTCAGGGTCCGGCAAGTCGACCTTGCTGATGGTGCTGGCAGGACTGGAAAGGGTCGATTCGGGTACGGTACGAATCGCCGGCGAGCTCCTCAACGGCAGAAGCGAGGACCAGATTGCTTCGTTTCGTGGCCGAAACATTGGCATCGTGTTCCAGTCCTTCCACCTCATCCCCAACATGACGGCGCTCGAAAATGTCGCGGTGCCGCTGGAGCTGGCCGGCCATGCCGATCCGTTTTCGGTGGCGGCGCGCGAATTGGCGGCGGTCGGCCTGAGCGACCGCGTCACACATTATCCCGGCGAGCTCTCCGGCGGCGAGCAGCAGCGCGTGGCGATCGCCCGGGCGCTGGCGCCGGCGCCGCGCATCCTCATCGCCGACGAGCCGACCGGCAATCTCGACCAGGCGACGGGTCGGCAGGTTGCCGACCTCCTGTTCGCCAAGGCGGCCGAGCGCGGCATGACGCTGGTGCTGGTCACCCACGATCCCGCGCTTGCAGCGCGCTGCTCGCGCCAGGTGTCGATGCGCTCGGGCCGGATCGAGGCGCCGGCACCGTTGAAGGTCACCGCCTGA
- a CDS encoding lipase/acylhydrolase domain-containing protein, translated as MSFKRQIAAGLILFLALCSAISSVQAEPFKIVGFGDSLMAGFGLGPGEGFTDKLQAALRAKGHDVAVANAGVSGDTTSGGLARLDWSVPDGTQLVILELGANDMLRGVSPDITRKNLDEMLGKLKQRKIAVLLAGMRAAPNLGADYQNAFDAIFPDLAKTYGLTLYPFFLDGVAGQPGLQLEDGLHPNAKGVDRMVERILPTVEKAIAAVPGGS; from the coding sequence ATGTCTTTCAAACGCCAGATAGCCGCAGGGCTCATCCTTTTCCTCGCCCTTTGCAGCGCCATTTCGTCGGTACAGGCCGAGCCCTTCAAGATCGTCGGCTTCGGTGACAGCCTGATGGCGGGCTTCGGCCTCGGGCCCGGCGAGGGTTTTACCGACAAGCTCCAGGCAGCCCTGCGCGCCAAGGGCCATGACGTGGCCGTCGCCAATGCCGGCGTTTCCGGCGACACCACCAGCGGCGGCCTGGCGCGGCTCGACTGGTCGGTGCCGGACGGCACCCAGCTGGTCATCCTCGAACTCGGCGCCAATGACATGCTGCGCGGCGTCTCGCCCGATATCACCAGGAAGAACCTCGACGAGATGCTGGGCAAGCTCAAACAGCGCAAGATCGCCGTGCTTCTGGCAGGCATGCGCGCCGCGCCCAATCTCGGCGCCGACTACCAAAACGCCTTCGACGCCATCTTTCCCGACCTGGCGAAGACATACGGTCTCACGCTCTATCCGTTCTTCCTCGACGGCGTCGCCGGCCAGCCCGGCCTGCAGCTCGAGGACGGCCTGCACCCGAACGCCAAGGGGGTCGACCGGATGGTCGAGCGCATCCTGCCGACGGTCGAAAAGGCCATTGCGGCGGTGCCTGGAGGTTCGTGA
- a CDS encoding ABC transporter permease produces the protein MPRLFTALEIPRDAALSLSLLRGGLPGARWIDVENYHLTLRFIGDVEGHVADEIANALDRVHRPSFSLTLSGVGAFGQKKPHAVWAGASASPDLAALQGEIERICQRLGIPADPRKFMPHVTLARLRNSSPLDVAQYLSARGNFSTLPFRIGRFVLMSSRDSVGGGPYIVEEAWPLSGTDARAASRVASASDASRIMR, from the coding sequence ATGCCGCGTCTTTTCACCGCCCTCGAAATTCCGCGTGACGCCGCCCTTTCGCTGTCCCTGCTCCGGGGCGGCCTGCCCGGGGCGCGCTGGATCGATGTCGAAAACTACCATCTGACACTGCGCTTCATCGGCGATGTCGAAGGTCATGTCGCCGACGAGATCGCCAACGCGCTCGACCGGGTCCACCGGCCCTCCTTCTCGCTGACCTTGTCAGGCGTCGGTGCTTTCGGCCAGAAAAAGCCGCACGCTGTCTGGGCCGGCGCCTCCGCCTCGCCCGATCTGGCAGCGCTTCAGGGCGAGATCGAGCGCATTTGCCAGCGGCTCGGCATTCCCGCCGATCCGCGCAAGTTCATGCCGCATGTAACCCTTGCGCGGCTGCGCAATTCGAGCCCGCTGGACGTCGCCCAATATCTGTCGGCGCGCGGCAATTTCTCGACGCTACCCTTCCGCATCGGCCGCTTCGTCCTGATGTCGTCGCGCGATTCGGTTGGCGGCGGCCCCTATATCGTCGAGGAAGCCTGGCCGCTGTCGGGCACAGACGCCCGCGCCGCCAGCCGTGTCGCCAGCGCCTCCGACGCTTCGCGGATCATGCGGTAG
- a CDS encoding protein-tyrosine-phosphatase, protein MSIKPINSILFVCLGNICRSPLAEGVFRTVLAERGRDMLLDSAATSGWEVGSPPDPRSIAIALRHGIDISGQRARKVRPEDFSRFDLILGMDRSNVADLKALAPGQDRVQLFLEFAHGQARDVPDPYYDGPEAFAEVYRMIREASEALATRLAARASVPDSGQASSTI, encoded by the coding sequence ATGAGCATAAAGCCGATAAATTCCATACTCTTCGTCTGCCTCGGCAACATCTGCCGCTCGCCATTGGCCGAAGGCGTGTTTCGCACCGTGTTGGCGGAACGCGGGCGCGACATGCTGCTGGACTCTGCCGCCACCAGCGGCTGGGAGGTCGGCTCACCCCCTGATCCACGCTCGATCGCGATTGCCCTGCGTCACGGCATCGACATTTCCGGGCAGAGGGCACGCAAGGTCAGGCCGGAGGATTTCTCGCGTTTCGACCTGATCCTCGGCATGGACCGCTCGAATGTCGCCGACCTCAAAGCGCTGGCGCCCGGGCAGGACCGGGTGCAGCTGTTCCTGGAGTTCGCGCACGGGCAGGCGCGCGACGTGCCCGATCCCTATTATGACGGGCCGGAGGCTTTTGCCGAGGTCTACCGCATGATCCGCGAAGCGTCGGAGGCGCTGGCGACACGGCTGGCGGCGCGGGCGTCTGTGCCCGACAGCGGCCAGGCTTCCTCGACGATATAG
- a CDS encoding pterin-4a-carbinolamine dehydratase, producing the protein MVRVKFEIAREIIMTREKLSKDAINAALAELGGWSLATDGASIRRSFVFKNFSEAFAFMTRVALAAEKMDHHPDWSNVYKTVEVTLNTHDAGGVTALDIALAKKMNRYFGD; encoded by the coding sequence ATGGTGAGGGTCAAATTCGAGATAGCACGGGAAATCATCATGACGAGAGAAAAACTCAGCAAGGACGCCATCAACGCCGCCCTTGCCGAACTCGGCGGCTGGTCGCTGGCCACGGACGGTGCCTCGATCAGGCGCAGCTTCGTGTTCAAGAATTTTTCCGAAGCCTTCGCCTTCATGACCCGCGTCGCGCTGGCAGCCGAAAAGATGGACCATCACCCCGACTGGTCAAACGTCTACAAGACCGTGGAGGTGACGCTGAACACCCATGACGCCGGCGGCGTCACGGCGCTCGACATCGCGCTGGCCAAGAAGATGAACCGCTATTTCGGCGACTGA
- a CDS encoding Invasion associated locus B family protein: MRGLIALVSSLVLAASAAPALAQQATKIGQHNAWGTYSYQASGGKVCYVLTVPTDKQPPTLDHGDMFFFVSQRPGQQVSYEPQFIAGYNFQEGSKATVTIDKKSFSMFTKGKSAWVENAAEEPVLIAAMKTGTDMKVTAKSGRGNPTSYVFSLKGISAALSSIAKCK; the protein is encoded by the coding sequence ATGCGCGGATTGATAGCACTCGTTTCGAGCCTGGTCCTGGCGGCCTCGGCGGCGCCGGCACTGGCGCAGCAGGCGACCAAGATCGGCCAGCACAATGCCTGGGGCACTTACAGCTACCAGGCATCGGGCGGCAAGGTCTGCTACGTGCTCACCGTGCCGACCGACAAGCAGCCGCCGACGCTCGACCATGGCGACATGTTCTTCTTCGTCAGCCAGCGGCCCGGCCAGCAGGTGTCCTACGAGCCACAATTCATCGCCGGTTACAATTTTCAGGAAGGCTCCAAGGCCACCGTCACCATCGACAAGAAGTCCTTCTCGATGTTCACGAAAGGCAAGTCGGCCTGGGTCGAGAATGCCGCCGAGGAACCGGTGCTGATCGCCGCCATGAAGACCGGCACCGACATGAAGGTGACGGCGAAGTCCGGCCGCGGCAATCCCACATCCTATGTCTTCTCGCTGAAGGGCATTTCGGCCGCGCTGTCGTCGATCGCCAAGTGCAAGTAA